The following proteins are co-located in the Argopecten irradians isolate NY chromosome 9, Ai_NY, whole genome shotgun sequence genome:
- the LOC138331694 gene encoding uncharacterized protein isoform X1, with product MSDSDTNISGEADKELGYGYRSEINEENQTFTQGSPGSSRLDEQGELDKTSPYHEGSQHYTNNRSRSVDELGYKHRGIEAKHTKPKAAVFVKFAENVHENFDMFRYISQRLPDRMSFTLVEQINDTGNTVVRLECPSRYDAERLVEELEKSNDKCRTKVCCFYSLEEARSLPMPTEETVQLFLGKCTEEIVKRTEKSLAAHETKIGELQEKIAQRQGSKPKYLSLEDFEVTRQELKALEDKLKELKLQKVEFQNFLATVHQIFVEIQNSPKCEKPAMDILKAFGVECNRLEKALPMYARRTDILDVVKNNQVSIIIGETGSGKSTQMAQYLYQSGHATTGLIACTQPRKIAAVSVATHVASEMGTEVGDVIGYKVGIQEKKTPDTKVLFMTDHVLLKECLRDRSLSSFSCIIIDEAHERSIYTDLLLGMIKSCLDVRTDLRVVITSATIDPEVFVKYFGHCPVLQVSGRMFPVEIIWKEVNSDQESFSNYIEECVQKAIDVHYNQTDGDILVFVTSPNETELCCDKFINYTKGRNQNYVCMQLHGKLQADEQRKVFDSIIGKRKIVFATNSAETSVTIPGIRYVIDTGLVKEMSYDPKRKMNTLAVTTVTKSSADQRKGRAGRLGPGVCFRLYTNEEYDKMKTNMVPEILRVNLGQAMLKLFELDIDPLEFDFVMAPSKENMESAVSELEKLEAISERKITDLGKWISKLPFDPKFGVFVYDTLAIDVGLEGIVVAAACSGGPVFYRAGTTDEKEQADRKKVPFCHADGDLMTMLNVFREWTSQPEKSRGTWCFNQSINGKAMKGIKEVVKDVLITLKREMKIEVPFQFEDAKNADHKLIKPILKIFNGNISHYLGHPKAGYVLAAKDQRVEVHPSSALMSLGSQPEWLVFDQVMRTSRDFAMNITPISEEMVLRGIEEGLLDVNIEEAKSKRIIPIITTCVGSQVFREIVGPRYTALRTFEASLIEKCSGSVVVVEADREVGEVKIFSNTLKKEILERSLDEMLKPIKEKFLSEEREENLGTKSTGRSVRAVLGAGGCTKAMFMPDEYKVVMIHCAVNKTQELEYDEVFQYFSQFGTIEKCNKYHFKKNAPSLWGQVIYQKTEDAVRAVTNTTGNPDLSARPNVRSISDQSDKFTVRIQWCRRRSRGFGFVTFSSSIDADNAVRYGQIEVGNSLAKIKPSKTKGANQTTEGQIHVAGLSQNVNEDVLRESIATTLNLDPTTSITRVSITRERVNSESEDILNAIKRRLRVEIENYVNQGAYTLELKPIQRETETNFTAFATFDKPEDGQKVCEKMDHKFEMTDQTVSAKPILNCSLFIPKRIYDKSGDAVNQCVSKLEAEGVRMKTKTLRNENVVVEISTDDVETLVRARRLFQDIIKGEVIEYDESASLKSLFTWEGRNKLKQIMSQTETLILTDSRVMTVSIHGLQQNRQKAKQKIEEFLLEITSDSSEVVDLKGDGKPPGLLKAIFLKYASDFSKLCEETGLISVRLLQRNHRLMLFGSKGSISTAKSLISEVMESPVAVQMEEDAPECVTCYCPVDRKDLYRVECCGHPYCKECIQVQIQTSITNRELPLKCEMEDCHTPFTWQDINNLSKMGYIKITDLVDSSVGKFVQENKTQYHFCITPDCPIVYRITEPEESFSCPECQIKICTSCHVQWHTGITCAMFKAEKTEDHTLQKWFSENTANRKKCPNCSVPIEKDGGCNRMGCLSCQKHICWLCLAYFNDSGACYDHLAKVHGGYF from the exons ATGTCAGACAGCGATACCAACATTTCTGGGGAAG CAGATAAAGAATTGGGCTATGGATACAGAAGTGAAATAAATGAGGAAAATCAGACATTTACACAAGGTTCTCCTG GTTCGTCACGGTTAGATGAACAAGGAGAATTGGACAAGACTTCACCTTACCATGAGGGATCACAACACTATACCAACAACCGGAGCAGGTCAGTTGATGAACTAGGATATAAACATAGAGGTATTGAAGCCAAACACACAAAACCGAAAGCAGCAGTGTTTGTGAAATTTGCTGAGAACGttcatgaaaattttgacatgtttagGTACATTTCACAGAGGCTACCAGACAGAATGTCATTCACTCTTGTAGAACAAATCAATGATACTGGGAACACAGTTGTCCGTTTGGAATGCCCAAGTAGATATGATGCTGAACGCCTGGTGGAGGAGCTAGAAAAAAGTAATGATAAATGCCGCACAAAAGTCTGCTGTTTTTATTCGTTGGAAGAAGCACGCAGTCTACCGATGCCAACAGAAGAGACAGTTCAACTTTTTCTCGGAAAATGTACAGAAGAGATAGTGAAGAGGACAGAAAAGTCATTGGCAGCACACGAAACTAAGATCGGAGAGCTACAAGAAAAAATAGCACAACGTCAGGGCTCAAAACCTAAATATTTGTCTCTAGAAGATTTCGAAGTTACTCGTCAAGAGCTGAAAGCATTGGAAGACAAATTGAAAGAATTGAAACTCCAAAAagttgaatttcaaaattttctcgCAACAGttcatcaaatatttgttgaaattcAGAACTCTCCTAAATGTGAAAAACCAGCCATGGACATTTTGAAAGCATTTGGTGTAGAATGCAACAGACTTGAGAAAGCTTTGCCGATGTATGCTAGAAGAACGGATATCCTGGATGTGGTGAAGAATAACCaagtatcaataataattgGAGAGACAGGATCAGGAAAAAGCACACAGATGGCCCAGTATCTTTATCAGAGTGGACACGCTACTACAGGATTGATTGCTTGCACTCAACCACGCAAGATAGCTGCCGTAAGTGTTGCTACACATGTGGCGAGCGAGATGGGCACCGAGGTAGGAGATGTGATTGGGTATAAAGTTGGGATTCAAGAAAAGAAAACACCTGACACAAAAGTTCTCTTTATGACAGATCATGTTCTTTTGAAGGAATGCCTTCGTGATAGAAGTCTGTCCTCATTTTCTTGTATCATCATTGACGAAGCACACGAGCGAAGTATATATACTGATTTACTCCTTGGTATGATAAAAAGCTGCCTTGATGTGCGCACAGACCTTCGTGTGGTAATCACATCTGCCACCATTGATCCTGAAGTCTTCGTCAAATACTTTGGCCATTGCCCAGTACTACAAGTTTCAGGGAGGATGTTTCCGGTAGAGATCATATGGAAAGAGGTTAATTCTGATCAAGAATCTTTCTCGAACTACATTGAGGAATGTGTCCAGAAAGCAATAGATGTTCACTACAATCAAACTGATGGAGACATCCTGGTATTTGTTACTTCTCCCAACGAGACAGAATTGTGCTGTGATAAGTTTATTAATTACACGAAAGGAAGAAATCAAAATTATGTTTGCATGCAACTACATGGGAAACTCCAAGCTGACGAACAAAGAAAAGTCTTTGACAGCATTATTGGTAAACGGAAAATAGTTTTTGCCACCAACAGTGCTGAGACGTCGGTTACCATTCCTGGCATCCGATATGTGATCGACACTGGCCTGGTAAAGGAGATGAGCTATGATCCAAAACGGAAAATGAACACATTGGCAGTGACAACTGTAACGAAAAGCTCAGCTGACCAGCGAAAAGGTCGCGCGGGACGTCTTGGCCCTGGGGTATGCTTTCGTTTATATACAAACGAGGAATATGACAAAATGAAAACGAACATGGTCCCTGAGATTTTGCGCGTGAATTTGGGTCAGGCAATGTTGAAGCTTTTTGAACTTGACATAGATCCACTGGAATTTGATTTTGTCATGGCTCCATCAAAAGAAAACATGGAAAGCGCTGTAAGCGAGTTAGAAAAACTTGAAGCTATATCTGAAAGAAAAATAACCGATCTTGGCAAATGGATTTCAAAGTTACCTTTTGATCCTAAATTTGGAGTTTTTGTATATGACACATTGGCGATAGATGTTGGTTTAGAAGGAATAGTTGTTGCTGCAGCTTGTAGCGGAGGTCCTGTTTTTTACCGAGCTGGAACAACTGACGAAAAAGAGCAAGCCGATCGAAAGAAAGTGCCTTTTTGTCATGCAGATGGTGACTTGATGACTATGTTGAACGTTTTCAGAGAATGGACCAGTCAGCCTGAAAAATCAAGGGGAACGTGGTGTTTCAATCAGTCTATAAATGGCAAGGCGATGAAAGGAATCAAGGAAGTCGTCAAGGATGTTTTGATCACATTGAAGAGAGAAATGAAAATAGAAGTACCTTTTCAATTCGAGGATGCGAAAAACGCTGACCACAAGCTGATAAAACCCATTCTAAAGATATTCAATGGAAACATAAGCCATTATCTGGGACATCCAAAGGCCGGATATGTTCTTGCTGCAAAGGACCAGAGAGTTGAAGTCCATCCATCATCAGCCTTGATGTCTTTGGGTAGTCAACCAGAGTGGCTTGTTTTTGATCAAGTGATGAGGACATCTAGGGACTTTGCGATGAATATAACGCCAATTAGCGAGGAAATGGTGTTACGTGGCATTGAGGAGGGACTATTGGATGTGAACATTGAAGAAGCCAAGAGCAAACGAATTATACCAATCATAACAACTTGTGTGGGATCACAAGTGTTCAGGGAAATTGTTGGGCCGAGATACACAGCTCTCAGGACATTCGAAGCAAGCTTGATAGAAAAGTGTTCCGGGTCCGTCGTTGTTGTTGAAGCTGACCGTGAAGTGGGAGAAGTGAAGATATTCTCAAACACACTCAAAAAGGAAATATTGGAAAGATCGCTGGATGAGATGTTAAAACCAATCAAAGAGAAGTTCCTCAGTGAGGAAAGGGAGGAAAACCTGGGCACTAAATCAACTGGTCGGTCAGTACGTGCTGTCCTAGGAGCTGGGGGCTGTACCAAGGCGATGTTTATGCCAGATGAGTACAAGGTTGTAATGATACACTGTGCcgtaaacaaaacacaggaGCTGGAATATGATGAAGTTTTCCAATATTTTAGCCAGTTTGGAACAATAGAAAAGTGTAACAAATACCATTTCAAGAAGAATGCACCGTCGCTCTGGGGTCAGGTTATATATCAGAAAACAGAGGATGCTGTACGAGCAGTTACAAACACCACAGGGAATCCTGATCTCTCTGCACGCCCAAATGTTCGATCGATAAGTGATCAATCTGATAAATTCACAGTTCGCATACAGTGGTGTCGGAGACGATCACGGGGCTTTGGATTCGTCACATTCAGTAGTTCGATAGATGCCGACAATGCTGTTCGGTATGGTCAAATCGAGGTAGGCAATTCACTCGCCAAGATCAAACCATCGAAAACTAAAGGGGCCAACCAAACTACAGAAGGACAGATTCACGTAGCTGGACTGAGCCAAAATGTTAACGAAGATGTTTTGAGGGAAAGTATTGCCACAACCTTGAACCTGGATCCAACCACTAGTATAACAAGGGTATCAATTACAAGGGAAAGGGTCAACAGCGAAAGTGAAGACATTCTCAATGCGATTAAACGACGACTTCGCGTGGAAATCGAAAACTATGTAAATCAAGGTGCCTACACATTGGAGCTGAAGCCCATCCAACGAGAAACAGAGACCAACTTTACTGCCTTTGCTACTTTCGATAAGCCCGAAGATGGTCAAAAAGTCTGTGAAAAAATGGATCACAAATTTGAGATGACCGACCAGACTGTCTCTGCGAAGCCTATTCTCAATTGCTCATTGTTCATCCCGAAGAGAATATACGATAAAAGTGGCGATGCAGTTAATCAGTGTGTCAGCAAACTTGAAGCAGAAGGAGTTCGAATGAAAACGAAAACTCTTCGAAATGAAAACGTTGTTGTTGAAATAAGTACAGATGACGTTGAAACCCTCGTCAGAGCCAGACGATTATTCCAAGACATCATTAAAGGGGAAGTGATCGAATATGACGAGTCAGCCTCTCTGAAGTCGTTATTCACATGGGAAGGCCGCAACAAATTGAAGCAGATCATGAGCCAAACTGAAACACTCATCTTAACAGATAGTCGGGTGATGACAGTCTCCATCCATGGGCTCCAACAAAACCGACAAAAagcaaaacagaaaattgaagAATTTCTGTTAGAAATAACCTCTGATTCCTCTGAAGTTGTGGATTTGAAAGGAGATGGAAAGCCACCAGGTCTATTGAAGGCGATTTTCTTGAAATATGCATCTGATTTCTCTAAACTGTGTGAGGAAACTGGCCTTATTTCTGTTCGATTACTTCAAAGAAATCATCGATTGATGCTCTTTGGATCAAAAGGGTCTATCAGTACCGCTAAATCACTCATAAGTGAGGTAATGGAAAGTCCTGTCGCTGTTCAAATGGAGGAAGATGCACCCGAATGTGTCACATGTTATTGTCCAGTGGACCGTAAAGATTTGTACCGTGTAGAATGCTGTGGCCATCCTTACTGTAAGGAATGTATCCAGGTCCAGATCCAAACGTCGATCACTAACAGAGAGCTACCACTGAAGTGTGAAATGGAAGACTGTCACACTCCCTTTACGTGGCAAGATATCAACAATCTGTCAAAAATGGGTTATATCAAAATAACCGACCTAGTCGATTCGTCAGTCGGTAAATTTGTTCAAGAAAACAAAACGCAATATCATTTTTGCATAACACCTGATTGTCCTATCGTGTACCGGATCACAGAGCCCGAAGAATCCTTTTCCTGTCCAGAATGTCAAATCAAGATATGTACAAGCTGCCACGTACAGTGGCATACTGGTATCACATGTGCCATGTTCAAAGCCGAGAAAACGGAAGACCATACCTTGCAAAAGTGGTTCTCCGAGAATACAGCCAACCGCAAAAAATGTCCAAACTGTTCCGTGCCCATAGAAAAAGATGGTGGATGCAACCGTATGGGATGTTTATCATGCCAAAAGCATATCTGTTGGCTATGTTTGGCATATTTCAATGACAGTGGTGCATGTTATGACCATCTTGCTAAAGTTCACGGAGGCtatttttga
- the LOC138331694 gene encoding uncharacterized protein isoform X2 has translation MSDSDTNISGEDKELGYGYRSEINEENQTFTQGSPGSSRLDEQGELDKTSPYHEGSQHYTNNRSRSVDELGYKHRGIEAKHTKPKAAVFVKFAENVHENFDMFRYISQRLPDRMSFTLVEQINDTGNTVVRLECPSRYDAERLVEELEKSNDKCRTKVCCFYSLEEARSLPMPTEETVQLFLGKCTEEIVKRTEKSLAAHETKIGELQEKIAQRQGSKPKYLSLEDFEVTRQELKALEDKLKELKLQKVEFQNFLATVHQIFVEIQNSPKCEKPAMDILKAFGVECNRLEKALPMYARRTDILDVVKNNQVSIIIGETGSGKSTQMAQYLYQSGHATTGLIACTQPRKIAAVSVATHVASEMGTEVGDVIGYKVGIQEKKTPDTKVLFMTDHVLLKECLRDRSLSSFSCIIIDEAHERSIYTDLLLGMIKSCLDVRTDLRVVITSATIDPEVFVKYFGHCPVLQVSGRMFPVEIIWKEVNSDQESFSNYIEECVQKAIDVHYNQTDGDILVFVTSPNETELCCDKFINYTKGRNQNYVCMQLHGKLQADEQRKVFDSIIGKRKIVFATNSAETSVTIPGIRYVIDTGLVKEMSYDPKRKMNTLAVTTVTKSSADQRKGRAGRLGPGVCFRLYTNEEYDKMKTNMVPEILRVNLGQAMLKLFELDIDPLEFDFVMAPSKENMESAVSELEKLEAISERKITDLGKWISKLPFDPKFGVFVYDTLAIDVGLEGIVVAAACSGGPVFYRAGTTDEKEQADRKKVPFCHADGDLMTMLNVFREWTSQPEKSRGTWCFNQSINGKAMKGIKEVVKDVLITLKREMKIEVPFQFEDAKNADHKLIKPILKIFNGNISHYLGHPKAGYVLAAKDQRVEVHPSSALMSLGSQPEWLVFDQVMRTSRDFAMNITPISEEMVLRGIEEGLLDVNIEEAKSKRIIPIITTCVGSQVFREIVGPRYTALRTFEASLIEKCSGSVVVVEADREVGEVKIFSNTLKKEILERSLDEMLKPIKEKFLSEEREENLGTKSTGRSVRAVLGAGGCTKAMFMPDEYKVVMIHCAVNKTQELEYDEVFQYFSQFGTIEKCNKYHFKKNAPSLWGQVIYQKTEDAVRAVTNTTGNPDLSARPNVRSISDQSDKFTVRIQWCRRRSRGFGFVTFSSSIDADNAVRYGQIEVGNSLAKIKPSKTKGANQTTEGQIHVAGLSQNVNEDVLRESIATTLNLDPTTSITRVSITRERVNSESEDILNAIKRRLRVEIENYVNQGAYTLELKPIQRETETNFTAFATFDKPEDGQKVCEKMDHKFEMTDQTVSAKPILNCSLFIPKRIYDKSGDAVNQCVSKLEAEGVRMKTKTLRNENVVVEISTDDVETLVRARRLFQDIIKGEVIEYDESASLKSLFTWEGRNKLKQIMSQTETLILTDSRVMTVSIHGLQQNRQKAKQKIEEFLLEITSDSSEVVDLKGDGKPPGLLKAIFLKYASDFSKLCEETGLISVRLLQRNHRLMLFGSKGSISTAKSLISEVMESPVAVQMEEDAPECVTCYCPVDRKDLYRVECCGHPYCKECIQVQIQTSITNRELPLKCEMEDCHTPFTWQDINNLSKMGYIKITDLVDSSVGKFVQENKTQYHFCITPDCPIVYRITEPEESFSCPECQIKICTSCHVQWHTGITCAMFKAEKTEDHTLQKWFSENTANRKKCPNCSVPIEKDGGCNRMGCLSCQKHICWLCLAYFNDSGACYDHLAKVHGGYF, from the exons ATGTCAGACAGCGATACCAACATTTCTGGGGAAG ATAAAGAATTGGGCTATGGATACAGAAGTGAAATAAATGAGGAAAATCAGACATTTACACAAGGTTCTCCTG GTTCGTCACGGTTAGATGAACAAGGAGAATTGGACAAGACTTCACCTTACCATGAGGGATCACAACACTATACCAACAACCGGAGCAGGTCAGTTGATGAACTAGGATATAAACATAGAGGTATTGAAGCCAAACACACAAAACCGAAAGCAGCAGTGTTTGTGAAATTTGCTGAGAACGttcatgaaaattttgacatgtttagGTACATTTCACAGAGGCTACCAGACAGAATGTCATTCACTCTTGTAGAACAAATCAATGATACTGGGAACACAGTTGTCCGTTTGGAATGCCCAAGTAGATATGATGCTGAACGCCTGGTGGAGGAGCTAGAAAAAAGTAATGATAAATGCCGCACAAAAGTCTGCTGTTTTTATTCGTTGGAAGAAGCACGCAGTCTACCGATGCCAACAGAAGAGACAGTTCAACTTTTTCTCGGAAAATGTACAGAAGAGATAGTGAAGAGGACAGAAAAGTCATTGGCAGCACACGAAACTAAGATCGGAGAGCTACAAGAAAAAATAGCACAACGTCAGGGCTCAAAACCTAAATATTTGTCTCTAGAAGATTTCGAAGTTACTCGTCAAGAGCTGAAAGCATTGGAAGACAAATTGAAAGAATTGAAACTCCAAAAagttgaatttcaaaattttctcgCAACAGttcatcaaatatttgttgaaattcAGAACTCTCCTAAATGTGAAAAACCAGCCATGGACATTTTGAAAGCATTTGGTGTAGAATGCAACAGACTTGAGAAAGCTTTGCCGATGTATGCTAGAAGAACGGATATCCTGGATGTGGTGAAGAATAACCaagtatcaataataattgGAGAGACAGGATCAGGAAAAAGCACACAGATGGCCCAGTATCTTTATCAGAGTGGACACGCTACTACAGGATTGATTGCTTGCACTCAACCACGCAAGATAGCTGCCGTAAGTGTTGCTACACATGTGGCGAGCGAGATGGGCACCGAGGTAGGAGATGTGATTGGGTATAAAGTTGGGATTCAAGAAAAGAAAACACCTGACACAAAAGTTCTCTTTATGACAGATCATGTTCTTTTGAAGGAATGCCTTCGTGATAGAAGTCTGTCCTCATTTTCTTGTATCATCATTGACGAAGCACACGAGCGAAGTATATATACTGATTTACTCCTTGGTATGATAAAAAGCTGCCTTGATGTGCGCACAGACCTTCGTGTGGTAATCACATCTGCCACCATTGATCCTGAAGTCTTCGTCAAATACTTTGGCCATTGCCCAGTACTACAAGTTTCAGGGAGGATGTTTCCGGTAGAGATCATATGGAAAGAGGTTAATTCTGATCAAGAATCTTTCTCGAACTACATTGAGGAATGTGTCCAGAAAGCAATAGATGTTCACTACAATCAAACTGATGGAGACATCCTGGTATTTGTTACTTCTCCCAACGAGACAGAATTGTGCTGTGATAAGTTTATTAATTACACGAAAGGAAGAAATCAAAATTATGTTTGCATGCAACTACATGGGAAACTCCAAGCTGACGAACAAAGAAAAGTCTTTGACAGCATTATTGGTAAACGGAAAATAGTTTTTGCCACCAACAGTGCTGAGACGTCGGTTACCATTCCTGGCATCCGATATGTGATCGACACTGGCCTGGTAAAGGAGATGAGCTATGATCCAAAACGGAAAATGAACACATTGGCAGTGACAACTGTAACGAAAAGCTCAGCTGACCAGCGAAAAGGTCGCGCGGGACGTCTTGGCCCTGGGGTATGCTTTCGTTTATATACAAACGAGGAATATGACAAAATGAAAACGAACATGGTCCCTGAGATTTTGCGCGTGAATTTGGGTCAGGCAATGTTGAAGCTTTTTGAACTTGACATAGATCCACTGGAATTTGATTTTGTCATGGCTCCATCAAAAGAAAACATGGAAAGCGCTGTAAGCGAGTTAGAAAAACTTGAAGCTATATCTGAAAGAAAAATAACCGATCTTGGCAAATGGATTTCAAAGTTACCTTTTGATCCTAAATTTGGAGTTTTTGTATATGACACATTGGCGATAGATGTTGGTTTAGAAGGAATAGTTGTTGCTGCAGCTTGTAGCGGAGGTCCTGTTTTTTACCGAGCTGGAACAACTGACGAAAAAGAGCAAGCCGATCGAAAGAAAGTGCCTTTTTGTCATGCAGATGGTGACTTGATGACTATGTTGAACGTTTTCAGAGAATGGACCAGTCAGCCTGAAAAATCAAGGGGAACGTGGTGTTTCAATCAGTCTATAAATGGCAAGGCGATGAAAGGAATCAAGGAAGTCGTCAAGGATGTTTTGATCACATTGAAGAGAGAAATGAAAATAGAAGTACCTTTTCAATTCGAGGATGCGAAAAACGCTGACCACAAGCTGATAAAACCCATTCTAAAGATATTCAATGGAAACATAAGCCATTATCTGGGACATCCAAAGGCCGGATATGTTCTTGCTGCAAAGGACCAGAGAGTTGAAGTCCATCCATCATCAGCCTTGATGTCTTTGGGTAGTCAACCAGAGTGGCTTGTTTTTGATCAAGTGATGAGGACATCTAGGGACTTTGCGATGAATATAACGCCAATTAGCGAGGAAATGGTGTTACGTGGCATTGAGGAGGGACTATTGGATGTGAACATTGAAGAAGCCAAGAGCAAACGAATTATACCAATCATAACAACTTGTGTGGGATCACAAGTGTTCAGGGAAATTGTTGGGCCGAGATACACAGCTCTCAGGACATTCGAAGCAAGCTTGATAGAAAAGTGTTCCGGGTCCGTCGTTGTTGTTGAAGCTGACCGTGAAGTGGGAGAAGTGAAGATATTCTCAAACACACTCAAAAAGGAAATATTGGAAAGATCGCTGGATGAGATGTTAAAACCAATCAAAGAGAAGTTCCTCAGTGAGGAAAGGGAGGAAAACCTGGGCACTAAATCAACTGGTCGGTCAGTACGTGCTGTCCTAGGAGCTGGGGGCTGTACCAAGGCGATGTTTATGCCAGATGAGTACAAGGTTGTAATGATACACTGTGCcgtaaacaaaacacaggaGCTGGAATATGATGAAGTTTTCCAATATTTTAGCCAGTTTGGAACAATAGAAAAGTGTAACAAATACCATTTCAAGAAGAATGCACCGTCGCTCTGGGGTCAGGTTATATATCAGAAAACAGAGGATGCTGTACGAGCAGTTACAAACACCACAGGGAATCCTGATCTCTCTGCACGCCCAAATGTTCGATCGATAAGTGATCAATCTGATAAATTCACAGTTCGCATACAGTGGTGTCGGAGACGATCACGGGGCTTTGGATTCGTCACATTCAGTAGTTCGATAGATGCCGACAATGCTGTTCGGTATGGTCAAATCGAGGTAGGCAATTCACTCGCCAAGATCAAACCATCGAAAACTAAAGGGGCCAACCAAACTACAGAAGGACAGATTCACGTAGCTGGACTGAGCCAAAATGTTAACGAAGATGTTTTGAGGGAAAGTATTGCCACAACCTTGAACCTGGATCCAACCACTAGTATAACAAGGGTATCAATTACAAGGGAAAGGGTCAACAGCGAAAGTGAAGACATTCTCAATGCGATTAAACGACGACTTCGCGTGGAAATCGAAAACTATGTAAATCAAGGTGCCTACACATTGGAGCTGAAGCCCATCCAACGAGAAACAGAGACCAACTTTACTGCCTTTGCTACTTTCGATAAGCCCGAAGATGGTCAAAAAGTCTGTGAAAAAATGGATCACAAATTTGAGATGACCGACCAGACTGTCTCTGCGAAGCCTATTCTCAATTGCTCATTGTTCATCCCGAAGAGAATATACGATAAAAGTGGCGATGCAGTTAATCAGTGTGTCAGCAAACTTGAAGCAGAAGGAGTTCGAATGAAAACGAAAACTCTTCGAAATGAAAACGTTGTTGTTGAAATAAGTACAGATGACGTTGAAACCCTCGTCAGAGCCAGACGATTATTCCAAGACATCATTAAAGGGGAAGTGATCGAATATGACGAGTCAGCCTCTCTGAAGTCGTTATTCACATGGGAAGGCCGCAACAAATTGAAGCAGATCATGAGCCAAACTGAAACACTCATCTTAACAGATAGTCGGGTGATGACAGTCTCCATCCATGGGCTCCAACAAAACCGACAAAAagcaaaacagaaaattgaagAATTTCTGTTAGAAATAACCTCTGATTCCTCTGAAGTTGTGGATTTGAAAGGAGATGGAAAGCCACCAGGTCTATTGAAGGCGATTTTCTTGAAATATGCATCTGATTTCTCTAAACTGTGTGAGGAAACTGGCCTTATTTCTGTTCGATTACTTCAAAGAAATCATCGATTGATGCTCTTTGGATCAAAAGGGTCTATCAGTACCGCTAAATCACTCATAAGTGAGGTAATGGAAAGTCCTGTCGCTGTTCAAATGGAGGAAGATGCACCCGAATGTGTCACATGTTATTGTCCAGTGGACCGTAAAGATTTGTACCGTGTAGAATGCTGTGGCCATCCTTACTGTAAGGAATGTATCCAGGTCCAGATCCAAACGTCGATCACTAACAGAGAGCTACCACTGAAGTGTGAAATGGAAGACTGTCACACTCCCTTTACGTGGCAAGATATCAACAATCTGTCAAAAATGGGTTATATCAAAATAACCGACCTAGTCGATTCGTCAGTCGGTAAATTTGTTCAAGAAAACAAAACGCAATATCATTTTTGCATAACACCTGATTGTCCTATCGTGTACCGGATCACAGAGCCCGAAGAATCCTTTTCCTGTCCAGAATGTCAAATCAAGATATGTACAAGCTGCCACGTACAGTGGCATACTGGTATCACATGTGCCATGTTCAAAGCCGAGAAAACGGAAGACCATACCTTGCAAAAGTGGTTCTCCGAGAATACAGCCAACCGCAAAAAATGTCCAAACTGTTCCGTGCCCATAGAAAAAGATGGTGGATGCAACCGTATGGGATGTTTATCATGCCAAAAGCATATCTGTTGGCTATGTTTGGCATATTTCAATGACAGTGGTGCATGTTATGACCATCTTGCTAAAGTTCACGGAGGCtatttttga